From Asterias amurensis chromosome 3, ASM3211899v1, a single genomic window includes:
- the LOC139935127 gene encoding pyruvate dehydrogenase phosphatase regulatory subunit, mitochondrial-like, giving the protein MFRATHQGIKHLVVSHRYSNIQRTRYLPRCCRCAYSQDHTESTPALPKHAQVVICGGGIAGLGVAYHLSKLGLTDVVLLEQGKLTSGTTWHAVGLLGILKKSHFNTVLAKMSCKLYEDLEVETGIKTGLRRCGSMFIAQTKDLMIDLQKRHSKAQVWGIDTELLPISNVQKLLPWMRVDDIEGGLLIKEDAWIDAKQGCLALAQAVRNQGVTIIEGTGIDRVGTTDGRVSSVQTDRGTIECDKFINCAGMWARDVGLASSPEVGIPLQAVSRQFLITKPIKNVSVDGKGPYVRDPDSLLYIQEHGEGLLFGGYAQKGKPVFTDSYPMKADSEFIQLPEDWDHFRHLLEGFLHRVPAAADVQFEQLFNGPESFTPDGEFIMGEAPEVSNYYILAGFNSVGLSLAGGASRLLAELIVNGHTSMDFWPVDVKRFGSHHNSKRFLQARVTEIEGAGYRTGYPSNYSYRTGRKLRCPPLYSRLAQAGAVFGERMGVERPKWFMNADDTDEFALETQRGTFLKPQWFDLVKAEYWACREAVSLMDMSAFTKFEIRSAGNEATMLLQYLCSNDLDCPIGSVVHTGMLNDRGGYENDCSIARIDTNRYFIISPTIQRIKGFHWIKRHLPSDGSVTLKDVTNQYAGLNVLGPKARDVLQSLTSTSLKAADFKPFVCKEINIGFATNVRAMTITHAGEDGMVLYIPNENATQVYDALLDAGKDVGITNAGYYALRWLRIEKFYFYWGEDFDSTTTPFEIGREMRVKFDKGVEFIGKAALLKQREEGMKRRLAGFVLEDLDIDSEVWPWGREPIYRNGQLAGMTTCSSYGPTQGKMICLGWLTNKDETTGELREVTSDFVHKAQYEIDIGGKRFQAKARLYPYQLGAKQGSLG; this is encoded by the exons ATGTTCCGAGCCACCCACCAAGGTATTAAACACCTAGTAGTAAGCCATCGATACAGCAATATCCAACGGACACGCTATCTACCAAGATGCTGTAGATGTGCCTACTCTCAGGACCACACAGAGAGTACCCCTGCTCTACCCAAACATGCTCAGGTCGTCATATGTGGTGGAGGGATTGCTGGATTAGGCGTTGCATATCACCTCTCTAAACTGGGATTGACAGATGTTGTTCTCTTGGAACAAGGAAA GCTGACGAGTGGCACAACATGGCATGCAGTAGGTTTGCTGGGCATACTCAAGAAGTCCCATTTCAACACCGTTCTGGCCAAAATGAGCTGCAAACTATATGAAGATTTAGAAGTTGAAACTGGAATAAAGACGG GTTTACGACGATGTGGTAGCATGTTTATTGCACAAACTAAAGATCTCATGATAGACCTACAAAAAAGACATTCAAAAGCACA GGTCTGGGGTATAGACACTGAGCTACTCCCAATCAGTAATGTCCAGAAACTGTTGCCATGGATGCGTGTTGATGACATAGAGGGCGGTCTACTGATTAAAGAAGATGCTTGGATTGATGCAAAACAAGGATGTCTTGCTTTGGCTCAAGCTGTTAGAAACCAAG GTGTGACAATAATCGAGGGGACTGGAATAGACAGAGTTGGAACCACTGATGGGCGTGTATCCAGTGTGCAAACAGACAGGGGTACCATTGAGTGTGACAAGTTCATCAACTGTGCTGGCATG TGGGCCCGTGATGTTGGTCTTGCTAGTTCACCAGAAGTTGGAATACCTCTCCAAGCAGTCTCCAGACAGTTTCTTATCACCAAACCAATCAAGAATGTATCTGTAGATGGAAAAGGCCCAT ATGTTCGAGATCCAGACAGTTTACTCTATATTCAAGAACACGGAGAAGGTCTTTTGTTTGGAGGTTATGCACAGAAGGGAAAGCCTGTCTTTACTGATTCGTATCCTATGAAAGCAGACTCAGAATTCATTCAACTTCCTGAAGACTGGGATCATTTCC GACATCTGTTGGAGGGTTTCTTACACAGGGTACCGGCGGCAGCCGATGTGCAATTTGAACAACTCTTTAATGGTCCAGAGAGTTTTACACCTGATGGGGAGTTTATCATGGGGGAAGCTCCAGAG GTCAGTAATTATTACATCCTCGCTGGTTTCAACTCTGTGGGGTTGAGCTTAGCTGGTGGGGCTAGTCGTCTTCTGGCCGAGCTGATCGTTAACGGTCATACCTCCATGGATTTCTGGCCAGTCGATGTCAAACGATTCGGCTCGCACCATAACAGCAAGAGATTTCTTCAAGCTCGTGTTACTGAGATAGAAG GTGCTGGCTACCGCACAGGTTACCCAAGTAACTACTCTTACAGGACTGGGCGTAAGCTACGTTGCCCACCCCTCTACTCTAGGTTAGCTCAAGCAGGTGCTGTATTTGGAGAGAGGATGGGAGTTGAACGACCCAAGTGGTTCATGAATGCTGATGATACAG ATGAGTTTGCTCTGGAGACGCAACGAGGCACATTCTTGAAACCTCAATGGTTTGATCTGGTCAAGGCAGAGTACTGGGCTTGTAGAGAAGCTGTGTCCTTAATGGACATGTCGGCTTTCACAAAGTTTGAAATCAGA TCTGCAGGTAATGAAGCTACCATGTTACTTCAGTATCTGTGCTCCAATGATCTGGATTGCCCCATTGGTAGTGTAGTCCATACAGGAATGCTGAACGATAGAGGAGGTTATGAAAATGACTGCAGTATAGCACGCATTGATACTAATAG ATACTTCATCATATCCCCAACCATCCAGCGGATCAAAGGTTTTCATTGGATCAAGAGGCATCTTCCGTCTGATGGATCAGTCACCTTAAAGGATGTAACCAATCAGTATGCTGGATTGAATGTCTTGGGTCCTAAAGCTAGAGATGTTCTTCAGAGTCTGACCTCGACGTCTCTGAAAGCTGCCGACTTCAAGCCTTTCGTTTGTAAG GAGATAAATATTGGCTTTGCTACCAATGTGAGGGCAATGACTATAACTCATGCAGGGGAGGATGGTATGGTGCTGTATATACCAAATGAA AATGCAACTCAAGTGTATGACGCCTTATTAGACGCAGGAAAAGACGTTGGTATAACCAATGCTGGATACTATGCACTACGATGGCTGAGAATCGAAAAGTTTTACTTCTACTGGGGCGAAGATTTCGATTCGACAACAACTCCGTTTGAAATTGGACGAGAAATGAGAGTCAAGTTTGACAAA GGTGTTGAGTTTATCGGCAAGGCAGCACTTTTGAAGCAGCGAGAGGAAGGCATGAAGCGTCGACTAGCCGGCTTCGTCCTAGAAGACCTTGACATTGACTCTGAAGTTTGGCCATGGGGCAGAGAACCAATTTATCGTAATGGTCAGTTGGCCGGAATGACCACATGTAGTAGCTATGGCCCCACACAGGGTAAGATGATATGCCTAGGTTGGCTGACGAATAAAGATGAGACGACCGGTGAGTTAAGGGAAGTGACGTCGGACTTTGTTCATAAAGCACAGTACGAGATCGATATTGGCGGCAAGCGTTTTCAAGCAAAGGCTCGTCTGTACCCATATCAACTAGGAGCTAAACAAGGAAGCCTTGGCTGA